From Salipiger profundus, a single genomic window includes:
- a CDS encoding translocation/assembly module TamB domain-containing protein, whose amino-acid sequence MKRLLALLPLLFCLSLPAHAQDDDEGTRLERLIEGALSSDGTTVRVRGFRGALSSEATLDRMTIADEQGIWLTLEDAELNWSRAALLTGRVEVSQITAQRLEVARLPAGGSDAPAPEASGGSFSLPDLPVSVNIGEMSIERVELGEPILGEAVALGVAGSAQLADGEGEAQLSVQRLDGPRDAITFDGSYVNESRQLAIDLAVDGAQDGLVTKLANLPGAPALKLTVNGEGPVDDFTADVALATDGEDRFSGTVTLEGVADEGQRFAADLSGDLRPLLPEDQRAFLGASQSIETRGMIENGGAIQLDALDLETATVSLDGSARIGADGWPERLLLDGRIASEDGEPVQIAFTQDVTRLDQATLRLFYDRAQGDEFTLRALVEGLDRPEMALERATLSGQGTIARNAGSSVPGQVSGQLSLALEGLDLADASLADATGRDLRGGLQFDWQEGAPFEITGIDLNGAGIEVAGDVTLFGLSEGNDPTVEPYISVRTDDLSRFSGVAGRDLGGAANFVLEGTMEPVAGRFDLSLSGTADDLSADIEQLDGLLAGRLTLAASAERNEGGTFLRQLDLDGRSITLSANGQLKTGESSGTFDLTLPDLSLVDPNASGQLTASGTLDEGEAAYALDLEASGPGDTRIDGVVTARKGEDGGIVGVGFDGTADSQRLAAFAPLIDRPLAGGLTFDGSGSYTLETGYFDTSGTLVTQDLEIGIPQVDGLLQGTTRAEVDAVRDDGGITIRDARVNGPGIRMTANGTLLSDASTATFDITLPELSRAAAGMTGSASLQGELTESADAYLLDFSASGPGQTGASGELTATKSDDGSGPMGVASVSFDGTAEAGALSAFAPLVGRTLRGSLDFDGGGSYTLESSAFSAEGRLTTQDIALGIPTVDQLIGGTGRAVVSARRDADGTITVDTLDVTTSQISATMSGSLGQSGNSALSYDVVLNNLGVIVEQLPGRATATGTLSGSGSGPWQVNTDLTAPGGTQARVTGSIAQSFDNANLGITGSAPLSLANTFIEPNLLSGLARLDLRLDGPLAPASLSGTIRVDGAEAVLPGPALSLTGLDIETRLGGGQAQVSVTGGLSTGGTLETTGTIGMTAPYRADLAVRLRDLLLEDRRLYQARADGRITVEGPLLTGPAIGGWVEINEAELRIPETGMGPGSRSFTLNHVAEPSDVRATRARAGLLEQSGDGGGGSAYSLPLDLEIRAPARIFVRGRGLDAELGGTLRLRGTSQDIVPEGRFDLIRGRLDILGQRLTLERAVLRLTGDFIPTIEVEAVTERDGNTITVAIEGEATSPEVSFSSTPSRPEEEVLALLLFGRNVGELSAFQALRIAAAVNTLAGRGGEGIIGNLRQGFGLDDFDVTTDAEGNAGLRAGKYLSENIYTDVEVDSSGETSIDLNLQVNKNVKARGRATSAGDTSLGIFYEKDY is encoded by the coding sequence TTGAAACGGCTTCTCGCACTACTCCCCCTTCTGTTCTGCCTCTCCCTTCCGGCGCACGCGCAGGATGACGACGAAGGCACCCGTCTCGAACGGCTGATCGAGGGCGCGCTGTCGTCGGACGGCACCACCGTCCGGGTGCGCGGCTTCCGGGGCGCGCTGAGTTCCGAGGCGACGCTCGACCGCATGACCATCGCCGACGAACAGGGCATCTGGCTCACGCTCGAGGATGCCGAGCTCAACTGGAGCCGCGCCGCCCTGCTGACCGGCCGCGTCGAGGTCTCGCAGATCACCGCGCAGCGGCTCGAGGTCGCGCGCCTGCCCGCAGGCGGCAGCGACGCCCCCGCCCCCGAGGCCAGCGGCGGCAGCTTCTCGCTGCCCGACCTGCCCGTGTCGGTGAACATCGGCGAGATGTCGATCGAGCGCGTCGAGCTGGGCGAACCGATCCTCGGCGAGGCCGTAGCTCTTGGGGTTGCCGGGTCGGCCCAGCTTGCCGACGGCGAAGGCGAGGCCCAGCTTTCGGTGCAACGGCTCGACGGGCCACGTGACGCCATCACCTTCGACGGCAGTTACGTCAACGAAAGCCGGCAGCTCGCCATCGACCTCGCGGTCGACGGCGCGCAGGACGGGCTGGTGACGAAGCTCGCCAACCTGCCCGGCGCCCCGGCGCTCAAGCTGACGGTGAACGGCGAGGGCCCGGTCGACGATTTCACCGCCGACGTGGCCCTCGCCACCGACGGCGAAGACCGCTTCTCGGGCACGGTGACGCTCGAGGGCGTGGCCGACGAAGGCCAGCGTTTCGCCGCCGATCTGTCCGGTGACCTGCGCCCGCTCCTGCCCGAGGACCAGCGTGCCTTTCTCGGCGCGAGCCAGAGCATCGAGACCCGCGGGATGATCGAAAACGGCGGCGCCATCCAGCTTGACGCGCTGGACCTGGAGACCGCCACGGTCTCGCTCGACGGCTCGGCGCGCATCGGCGCGGACGGCTGGCCCGAGCGCCTCCTGCTCGACGGCCGCATCGCCTCGGAGGATGGCGAGCCGGTGCAGATCGCCTTCACGCAGGACGTCACGCGCCTCGACCAGGCGACGCTGAGGCTGTTCTACGACCGGGCCCAGGGCGACGAATTCACCCTGCGGGCGCTGGTCGAGGGGCTCGACCGCCCCGAGATGGCACTGGAGCGGGCGACGCTCTCGGGCCAGGGAACCATCGCGCGCAACGCCGGCAGCTCGGTGCCCGGGCAGGTCTCGGGACAGCTGAGCCTCGCGCTCGAAGGGCTGGACCTTGCCGATGCGTCGCTCGCCGACGCCACCGGCCGCGACCTCAGAGGCGGGCTGCAATTCGACTGGCAGGAGGGTGCGCCCTTCGAGATCACCGGCATCGACCTGAACGGCGCCGGGATCGAGGTCGCCGGCGACGTCACCCTCTTCGGCCTGAGCGAGGGCAACGACCCAACGGTCGAGCCCTATATCAGCGTGCGCACCGACGACCTGTCGCGCTTCTCGGGCGTGGCGGGCCGTGACCTCGGCGGGGCTGCCAACTTCGTGCTCGAGGGCACGATGGAGCCCGTCGCCGGACGCTTCGACCTGTCCCTGAGCGGCACCGCCGACGACCTTTCGGCGGACATCGAGCAGCTCGACGGGCTGCTGGCGGGCCGGCTGACGCTTGCCGCGAGCGCCGAGCGCAACGAGGGCGGCACCTTCCTGCGCCAGCTCGATCTGGATGGCCGGTCGATCACCCTGTCGGCCAACGGCCAGCTCAAGACCGGCGAGAGCTCGGGCACCTTCGACCTGACGCTGCCGGACCTGTCGCTGGTCGATCCGAACGCCTCGGGACAGCTGACGGCGTCCGGCACGCTCGACGAGGGCGAGGCCGCCTATGCGCTCGACCTCGAGGCCAGCGGTCCCGGCGACACCCGCATCGACGGCGTTGTCACCGCCCGCAAGGGCGAGGATGGCGGCATCGTCGGGGTCGGCTTCGACGGCACGGCGGATTCGCAACGGCTCGCCGCCTTCGCGCCTCTTATCGACCGGCCGCTCGCCGGTGGGCTGACCTTCGACGGCTCCGGCAGCTACACCCTGGAGACCGGCTATTTCGACACCTCCGGCACGCTCGTGACGCAGGATCTCGAGATCGGCATTCCGCAGGTCGACGGGCTTCTGCAGGGCACCACCCGCGCCGAGGTCGACGCGGTGCGCGACGACGGCGGCATCACCATCCGCGACGCGCGCGTCAACGGCCCCGGCATCCGAATGACCGCCAACGGCACGCTGCTGTCGGATGCCAGCACCGCGACCTTCGACATCACCCTGCCGGAACTGTCGCGCGCGGCCGCCGGGATGACCGGCTCGGCCAGCCTGCAGGGCGAGCTGACCGAAAGCGCCGACGCCTACCTGCTCGATTTCTCCGCCAGCGGACCGGGACAGACCGGCGCCTCGGGCGAGCTCACCGCCACCAAGAGCGATGACGGCAGCGGCCCGATGGGCGTGGCCTCCGTAAGCTTCGACGGCACCGCCGAGGCAGGTGCGCTGTCGGCCTTCGCCCCGCTCGTCGGGCGCACCCTGCGCGGCTCGCTCGATTTCGACGGCGGCGGTTCCTACACGCTAGAAAGCAGCGCCTTCTCGGCCGAAGGCCGGCTGACCACGCAGGACATCGCGCTTGGCATTCCAACGGTCGACCAGCTCATCGGCGGCACCGGGCGGGCGGTGGTCTCGGCCCGGCGCGATGCCGACGGCACGATCACCGTCGACACGCTCGACGTGACCACCTCGCAGATCAGCGCCACCATGAGCGGCAGCCTCGGCCAGTCCGGCAACAGCGCGCTCAGCTACGACGTGGTGCTCAACAACCTCGGCGTGATCGTCGAGCAGCTTCCGGGCCGCGCCACCGCCACCGGCACGCTGAGCGGCAGCGGCTCCGGGCCGTGGCAGGTCAACACCGACCTCACCGCGCCGGGCGGCACGCAGGCGCGCGTGACCGGCAGCATTGCGCAGAGCTTCGACAATGCGAACCTCGGCATCACTGGCAGCGCTCCGCTGTCGCTGGCCAATACGTTCATCGAGCCGAACCTGCTGTCGGGTCTCGCCAGGCTCGACCTGCGGCTCGACGGGCCGCTCGCACCCGCGTCGCTTTCGGGCACGATCCGCGTCGACGGCGCCGAGGCGGTGCTGCCCGGACCGGCGCTCAGCCTGACCGGGCTCGACATCGAGACCCGGCTGGGCGGTGGGCAGGCGCAGGTGTCGGTCACCGGCGGCCTCTCGACCGGCGGCACGCTCGAGACCACGGGCACCATCGGCATGACCGCGCCCTACCGGGCCGATCTTGCCGTGCGGCTGCGCGATCTCCTGCTCGAGGATCGCCGGCTCTACCAGGCGCGTGCAGATGGGCGGATCACCGTCGAGGGCCCGCTCCTGACCGGCCCCGCCATCGGCGGATGGGTCGAGATCAACGAGGCCGAGCTGCGCATTCCCGAAACCGGCATGGGCCCGGGCAGCCGCAGCTTCACGCTCAACCACGTCGCCGAACCCTCGGACGTGCGCGCCACCCGCGCCCGCGCCGGGCTGCTCGAACAGTCTGGCGATGGCGGCGGTGGCTCGGCCTACAGCCTGCCGCTCGACCTCGAGATCCGCGCGCCGGCCCGCATCTTCGTGCGGGGCCGTGGCCTCGATGCCGAGCTGGGCGGCACGCTGCGCCTGCGCGGCACCTCGCAGGATATCGTGCCCGAGGGGCGCTTCGACCTGATCCGCGGCCGGCTGGACATCCTCGGCCAGCGCCTCACGCTCGAACGGGCGGTGCTGCGGCTGACCGGAGACTTCATTCCCACCATCGAGGTCGAGGCCGTGACCGAGCGTGACGGCAACACCATCACCGTCGCCATCGAGGGCGAGGCGACCTCCCCCGAGGTAAGCTTCTCCTCGACACCGTCGCGGCCAGAGGAAGAAGTGCTCGCGCTGCTGCTCTTCGGGCGCAACGTGGGCGAGCTGTCGGCCTTCCAGGCGCTGCGCATCGCGGCGGCGGTCAACACGCTCGCCGGGCGCGGCGGCGAGGGCATCATCGGCAACCTGCGGCAGGGCTTCGGACTGGATGATTTCGACGTCACCACGGATGCGGAGGGCAACGCCGGCCTGCGGGCGGGCAAGTATCTGTCCGAGAACATCTACACGGACGTCGAGGTCGACAGCAGCGGCGAGACCTCGATCGACCTGAACCTCCAGGTGAACAAGAACGTCAAGGCGCGGGGCCGCGCAACCAGCGCGGGCGACACCAGCCTCGGGATCTTCTACGAAAAGGATTACTGA